The following are encoded together in the Oncorhynchus masou masou isolate Uvic2021 chromosome 5, UVic_Omas_1.1, whole genome shotgun sequence genome:
- the LOC135537299 gene encoding small ribosomal subunit protein uS2 isoform X1: protein MSGGLDVLQMKEEDVLKFLAAGTHLGGTNMDFQMEHYTYKRKSDGVYIINLKKTWEKLLLAARAIVAIENPADVCVISSRNTGQRAVLKFASATGATTFHGRFTPGTFTNQIQAAFREPRLLIVTDPRADHQPLTEASYVNIPTIAMCNTDSPLRYVDIAIPCNNKGHHSVGLMWWMLSREVLRMRGTISREHPWEVMPDLYFYRDPEEIEKEEQAAAEKAVGKEEFQGEWTAPTADFAQPEVADWSEGVAVPSVPIQQFPAGIEGKSFTEAAAPSKAPAAAEGFAEDWSAQPATEDWSAAPTAQATEWGGASADWS from the exons ATGTCCGGAGGTCTGGATGTGCTgcagatgaaggaggaggatgtgCTCAAGTTCCTGGCAGCCGGGACCCACCTAGGAGGTACCAACATGGACTTCCAGATGGAGCACTACACGTACAAGAGAAAGAGTGATG GTGTGTACATCATCAACCTGAAGAAGACATGGGAGAAGCTGCTGCTGGCTGCCCGTGCCATCGTGGCCATTGAGAACCCAGCTGATGTCTGCGTCATCTCCTCCAGGAACACTGGACAG AGGGCTGTGCTGAAGTTTGCATCCGCCACCGGCGCCACCACCTTCCACGGTCGTTTTACCCCCGGAACCTTCACCAATCAGATCCAGGCTGCTTTCCGTGAGCCCCGCCTCCTGATCGTGACAGACCCCCGTGCCGACCACCAGCCCCTGACTGAGGCCTCCTACGTCAACATCCCCACCATCGCCATGTGTAACACTGACTCTCCCCTCAGATACGTGGACATCGCCATTCCCTGCAACAACAAG GGCCACCACTCCGTTGGTCTGATGTGGTGGATGCTGTCCAGGGAGGTGCTGCGGATGAGGGGCACCATCTCCAGGGAACACCCCTGGGAGGTCATGCCTGATCTCTACTTCTACAGAGATCCAGAGGAG ATTGAGAAGGAGGAGCAGGCCGCGGCCGAGAAGGCTGTTGGCAAGGAGGAGTTCCAGGGTGAGTGGACCGCCCCCACGGCCGACTTTGCCCAGCCCGAGGTGGCCGACTGGTCAGAAGGAGTGGCAGTGCCCTCTGTGCCCATCCAGCAGTTCCCTGCTGGCATTGAGGGTAAGAGCTTCACCGAGG CCGCTGCACCTTCCAAGGCCCCAGCAGCAGCTGAAGGTTTTGCTG AGGATTGGagtgcccagcccgccacagagGATTGGTCCGCTGCCCCCACCGCCCAGGCTACCGAGTGGGGTGGTGCCTCCGCTGATTGGTCCTAA
- the LOC135537299 gene encoding small ribosomal subunit protein uS2 isoform X2 produces MSGGLDVLQMKEEDVLKFLAAGTHLGGTNMDFQMEHYTYKRKSDGVYIINLKKTWEKLLLAARAIVAIENPADVCVISSRNTGQRAVLKFASATGATTFHGRFTPGTFTNQIQAAFREPRLLIVTDPRADHQPLTEASYVNIPTIAMCNTDSPLRYVDIAIPCNNKGHHSVGLMWWMLSREVLRMRGTISREHPWEVMPDLYFYRDPEEIEKEEQAAAEKAVGKEEFQGEWTAPTADFAQPEVADWSEGVAVPSVPIQQFPAGIEAAAPSKAPAAAEGFAEDWSAQPATEDWSAAPTAQATEWGGASADWS; encoded by the exons ATGTCCGGAGGTCTGGATGTGCTgcagatgaaggaggaggatgtgCTCAAGTTCCTGGCAGCCGGGACCCACCTAGGAGGTACCAACATGGACTTCCAGATGGAGCACTACACGTACAAGAGAAAGAGTGATG GTGTGTACATCATCAACCTGAAGAAGACATGGGAGAAGCTGCTGCTGGCTGCCCGTGCCATCGTGGCCATTGAGAACCCAGCTGATGTCTGCGTCATCTCCTCCAGGAACACTGGACAG AGGGCTGTGCTGAAGTTTGCATCCGCCACCGGCGCCACCACCTTCCACGGTCGTTTTACCCCCGGAACCTTCACCAATCAGATCCAGGCTGCTTTCCGTGAGCCCCGCCTCCTGATCGTGACAGACCCCCGTGCCGACCACCAGCCCCTGACTGAGGCCTCCTACGTCAACATCCCCACCATCGCCATGTGTAACACTGACTCTCCCCTCAGATACGTGGACATCGCCATTCCCTGCAACAACAAG GGCCACCACTCCGTTGGTCTGATGTGGTGGATGCTGTCCAGGGAGGTGCTGCGGATGAGGGGCACCATCTCCAGGGAACACCCCTGGGAGGTCATGCCTGATCTCTACTTCTACAGAGATCCAGAGGAG ATTGAGAAGGAGGAGCAGGCCGCGGCCGAGAAGGCTGTTGGCAAGGAGGAGTTCCAGGGTGAGTGGACCGCCCCCACGGCCGACTTTGCCCAGCCCGAGGTGGCCGACTGGTCAGAAGGAGTGGCAGTGCCCTCTGTGCCCATCCAGCAGTTCCCTGCTGGCATTGAGG CCGCTGCACCTTCCAAGGCCCCAGCAGCAGCTGAAGGTTTTGCTG AGGATTGGagtgcccagcccgccacagagGATTGGTCCGCTGCCCCCACCGCCCAGGCTACCGAGTGGGGTGGTGCCTCCGCTGATTGGTCCTAA